One genomic window of Arachis stenosperma cultivar V10309 chromosome 10, arast.V10309.gnm1.PFL2, whole genome shotgun sequence includes the following:
- the LOC130957896 gene encoding transcription factor PRE6-like, translating to MSSRRSRQQSGSNRISDDQIIELVSKLRQLVPEIRDRRSDKVSASKVLQETCNYIRNLHREVDDLSERLSQLLATIDADSAEAAIIRSLINQ from the exons ATGTCTAGCAGAAGGTCAAGGCAACAATCAGGGTCTAATAGAATCTCCGATGACCAAATCATCGAACTTGTTTCAAAGTTGCGCCAACTTGTTCCTGAGATTCGAGATAGGCGCTCTGATaag GTTTCAGCTTCTAAGGTTCTACAAGAGACATGCAACTATATAAGAAACTTACACAGAGAGGTTGATGATTTAAGCGAACGTTTGTCTCAATTGTTGGCCACAATTGATGCTGATAGTGCTGAAGCTGCCATCATAAGGAGCCTAATTAACCAATAA